A genomic segment from Nicotiana tabacum cultivar K326 chromosome 7, ASM71507v2, whole genome shotgun sequence encodes:
- the LOC107774852 gene encoding uncharacterized protein LOC107774852, whose product MAEENQNKKKTNNPKTYQVRKECIKRKTMELSTLCDIKCCTIITSPQGELQTWPENLDAVKQVLNLYTKTLTPNKKANKELSEKEEEIDILTLVESKLDAVNNRILYLENKNAGFVSNSKGKVRNRGLNDLLIDWKQ is encoded by the coding sequence ATGGCAGAAGAAAACCAAAACAAGAAGAAAACAAACAATCCCAAAACATATCAAGTCAGGAAAGAATGCATAAAGAGGAAAACAATGGAGCTTTCAACTCTCTGTGATATCAAGTGTTGTACTATTATTACGAGTCCTCAAGGGGAACTTCAGACTTGGCCTGAAAATTTGGATGCTGTTAAACAAGTTCTTAATTTGTATACTAAAACCCTAACTCCCAACAAAAAGGCGAATAAGGAATTatcagaaaaagaagaagagattgATATTCTGACGTTAGTGGAATCAAAACTTGATGCTGTGAACAACAGAATTCTTTACTTGGAGAACAAGAATGCTGGTTTTGTTAGTAATAGTAAGGGTAAGGTAAGAAACAGAGGATTGAATGATTTGTTGATTGATTGGAAACAGTAA
- the LOC107774853 gene encoding uncharacterized protein At4g06598-like yields MANTKGPSSMRSLMYNGRCSLLPPKSPFPSMAPSYLDYVPSSAVNQKGILKPRDGNSHHQRTSSESCLIEEQPSWLDDLLNEPETPVRRGSHRRSSSDSFAYFDAANIAGVDYIAQVDNKFGNMTRIPSWGSQDFDYYKDARHAVSYVDQNSSIQRKNRTKDASSNTVLHLRNLSSPREDLCIQSSGSPCPPQDGDRPKSAGSDKQNLAESGKGSVEKKDSSQSKSSSSETDTKRAKQQFAQRSRVRKLQYIAELERNVQVLQAESSEVSAELEFLNQQNLILSMENKALKQRLESLAQEQLIKYLEHEVLERERGRLRALYQQQQQPQQLSSSHRRNTSRDLDQQFSNLSLRQKEADRDPVSGQLHI; encoded by the exons ATGGCGAACACTAAGGGGCCATCTAGTATGAGAAGTTTGATGTACAACGGAAGGTGCTCTTTACTGCCTCCTAAAAGTCCATTTCCTAGCATGGCCCCGTCTTATCTCGATTATGTTCCCAGTTCTGCTGTCAACCAAAAGGGCATCCTGAAACCCAGAGATGGAAATTCACATCATCAGCGTACTTCCTCTGAAAGCTGTCTTATAGAGGAGCAACCCTCTTGGTTGGACGATCTTCTTAATGAGCCAGAAACTCCTGTACGCAGAGGCAGCCATCGACGCTCATCAAGTGACTCCTTTGCATATTTTGATGCTGCTAACATTGCAGGCGTAGATTACATAGCTCAAGTGGATAACAAGTTCGGAAATATGACTCGTATTCCTTCCTGGGGGTCACAAGACTTTGACTATTACAAAGATGCTCGGCATGCTGTTTCTTATGTTGATCAAAACTCCTCAATCCAACGGAAGAATAGGACAAAGGATGCATCTTCAAATACAGTATTGCATCTCCGTAACCTTTCCTCTCCTAGGGAAGATCTCTGTATTCAGAGCTCTGGATCACCTTGCCCCCCACAAGACGGAGACAGGCCTAAATCTGCAGGAAGCGACAAGCAGAATTTAGCCGAATCTGGCAAAGGGTCTGTTGAGAAAAAAGATTCCTCTCAAAGCAAGAGTTCTTCATCAGAAACTGACACGAAACGTGCAAAGCA GCAATTTGCTCAACGATCAAGGGTCAGAAAGCTTCAGTACATAGCTGAACTGGAAAGAAACGTACAAGTTTTGCAG GCTGAAAGTTCTGAAGTGTCTGCAGAGCTTGAATTTCTTAACCAGCAGAATCTTATCCTCAGCATGGAGAATAAAGCCCTAAAGCAGCGCCTAGAAAGTTTAGCTCAGGAACAGCTTATAAAGTATT TGGAGCATGAAGTTCTGGAAAGAGAAAGAGGAAGGCTGCGAGCATTGTAtcagcaacaacagcagccacAACAACTATCTTCCAGCCATCGCCGCAACACCAGTAGGGATCTCGATCAGCAATTTTCAAACCTCTCTTTGAGACAAAAAGAGGCCGACCGTGATCCTGTTTCAGGACAACTTCACATTTGA